One genomic segment of Rubeoparvulum massiliense includes these proteins:
- a CDS encoding methyl-accepting chemotaxis protein, whose product MRTIRAKLGVAFLVVNLLALLIAGTGIFGLADVSSSILSFQDRAADMASIRGVITSVEKMHNAELQLIYQNNQRAISRFTEASELARADMEQIERAGKTNTEQVLLYLLEKELSAYDQMFQVEMVPTWQSYQASIQSTTVTSLNNASIDDEQFANHLYLYESQIQHLEGQMATVQSRIDKVVFHLIQLFEVDNSRVSDNLHQVVSLTRTTMIVATTTAILLGLLISFFYSRHLTQPIAELVQLAGEASRGNLLVRSKIQRSDELGTLSKGFNHMVEEMKNLAGQVKLSTGTVDQSLHTLQENTRDLQNASTHIVLAIKQVTAGDEQATDRLVQINQNLSDIVENINGVTTEVVEVSTITNHSNDIAKSGLTSMTELNQQMQKVQEVFQLTVEKMQAFTQRNQEINTILRLIREIVEQTNLLSLNASIEAARAGEHGRGFAVVAEEIRKLSSQSETATQEIATILQTIQVETETISKLMQKGKIEVEQGTNQASHFSLNMQEMADQFSDLDDNMKNISTKTEMVRGQSNDILQTVTTIVKMVEENMAATEEIRANTEEQLQLSDQTVKVFSQLDQNFEELKAAIASFKTAEEGEHEN is encoded by the coding sequence TTGAGAACGATCCGCGCAAAATTGGGAGTTGCTTTTCTTGTCGTAAACTTATTAGCTCTACTAATAGCAGGAACTGGGATATTCGGGCTTGCTGATGTGTCAAGTAGTATACTTTCCTTTCAAGATCGGGCAGCAGATATGGCATCCATCCGCGGTGTAATCACCTCGGTGGAGAAAATGCATAATGCTGAGCTTCAATTGATTTACCAGAATAATCAAAGGGCTATTTCCCGCTTTACAGAGGCATCTGAGCTTGCCCGAGCGGACATGGAGCAGATTGAACGTGCTGGTAAAACAAATACTGAGCAAGTATTGCTCTATTTATTGGAGAAGGAATTATCAGCCTATGACCAGATGTTTCAAGTGGAGATGGTACCGACCTGGCAAAGCTATCAAGCCTCCATCCAATCTACAACTGTCACGTCATTAAATAACGCATCTATAGACGATGAACAGTTTGCCAATCATCTTTACCTCTATGAATCTCAGATCCAACACTTGGAGGGTCAAATGGCCACTGTTCAATCGCGGATTGATAAAGTGGTCTTCCACCTGATACAACTATTTGAAGTGGATAATTCACGCGTCTCGGATAATTTACACCAAGTTGTCTCCCTCACACGAACAACCATGATTGTTGCAACAACTACAGCCATTCTCTTAGGCTTATTGATCTCCTTTTTCTACAGTCGTCATCTCACACAGCCCATCGCGGAATTGGTGCAGCTTGCTGGCGAGGCTTCCCGGGGAAATTTACTGGTACGATCAAAAATTCAGCGTTCAGATGAATTAGGGACCTTAAGCAAGGGCTTTAATCATATGGTGGAGGAGATGAAAAACCTTGCTGGTCAAGTAAAACTATCCACTGGTACCGTTGATCAATCCTTACATACCTTGCAAGAGAATACACGAGACCTACAGAATGCTTCCACCCATATCGTTCTTGCCATTAAGCAGGTAACTGCAGGTGATGAGCAAGCTACCGATCGCCTCGTTCAGATTAATCAGAACCTCAGTGATATCGTCGAAAATATCAATGGGGTAACTACCGAGGTGGTTGAGGTATCCACAATTACCAATCACTCCAATGACATCGCAAAATCGGGTCTTACTTCGATGACCGAACTAAACCAACAGATGCAGAAGGTACAAGAGGTATTCCAACTCACCGTAGAAAAGATGCAGGCCTTTACCCAACGCAATCAAGAGATCAATACCATTCTTCGTTTGATCCGTGAAATTGTTGAGCAGACCAATCTGCTTTCCCTAAACGCTTCCATTGAAGCTGCTCGTGCTGGCGAGCATGGACGAGGCTTTGCTGTGGTGGCAGAGGAGATCCGTAAGCTTTCTAGCCAGTCTGAAACAGCAACGCAAGAGATCGCAACGATTCTGCAGACCATTCAAGTAGAGACAGAGACCATCTCAAAACTGATGCAAAAGGGCAAGATCGAGGTTGAACAAGGCACCAACCAAGCCAGTCACTTCTCCCTCAATATGCAAGAGATGGCTGATCAATTTTCAGATCTTGATGATAATATGAAGAACATCTCCACAAAAACCGAGATGGTTCGGGGACAAAGTAATGACATTCTCCAAACAGTCACCACGATTGTTAAGATGGTCGAGGAGAATATGGCAGCTACCGAGGAGATTCGTGCAAATACCGAGGAACAATTACAGCTTTCAGACCAAACGGTCAAAGTTTTTAGCCAATTGGATCAAAACTTTGAGGAATTAAAAGCAGCCATTGCATCATTTAAAACAGCTGAGGAGGGAGAACATGAAAACTAA
- a CDS encoding rhodanese-like domain-containing protein encodes MKTKGFPLILVIILLGMITLGCNTTVENRELTEEEMEAILSEVTGGEEALMAAAQRYFDGLNSENRNLISPQDLDKLVKDSGESIYILDIRQAEDFAKGHIEGAHNVWWFDVGQHLDQLPKDKQIIVTCYTGQSAGQVIGVLRTVGFNAISLLGGMNNGWYQSDLPVVQ; translated from the coding sequence ATGAAAACTAAAGGATTTCCACTTATATTGGTCATTATCCTACTTGGGATGATCACCCTAGGTTGTAATACTACGGTGGAGAATAGGGAACTTACCGAAGAGGAGATGGAGGCGATCTTATCGGAGGTAACTGGGGGAGAAGAGGCATTGATGGCCGCTGCCCAGCGATATTTTGATGGACTCAATTCAGAAAACCGTAATCTAATATCACCTCAAGACCTCGATAAGTTGGTGAAGGATAGTGGCGAATCCATTTACATCCTCGATATTCGTCAAGCAGAGGATTTTGCCAAGGGGCATATTGAAGGCGCTCACAATGTCTGGTGGTTCGATGTTGGTCAACACTTAGACCAACTACCTAAGGATAAGCAAATTATTGTGACCTGTTATACTGGTCAAAGTGCAGGACAGGTGATTGGCGTGCTCCGTACTGTTGGTTTTAATGCCATCTCCTTATTAGGTGGGATGAATAATGGTTGGTATCAGAGTGATTTACCTGTCGTTCAATAA